The DNA sequence TTGAGTCTCCTAATATAGTAGAAGTAGGGCCCGGGAGTGGAGCAATTATGGTAAGTCTCGGGCATTATCTTTCTGATCCAAAAATTTTGGGAATTGATATTTCTCCTAAAGCTGTAAAATTAAGCAGGAAAAATATTAAAAAACATGAATTAGAAGATAGCCTTAAGGTAAATAAAGGAGATTTACTTCAGCCTCTTTTGGAGAGGAATACTCAGAATGTGGATATAGTAGTTTCCAATCCACCGTATATCAATGATGAAGATATGAAAAATTTGCAACCTGAGGTAAAAAAAGAGCCTGAACTTGCTCTGGCTGGAGGAGAAGATGGTCTTGATGTTTATAAAAAATTAATTCCGCAGGCAGGCTCTGTATTAAAAAGTGGTGGATTATTGGCTTTAGAAATTGGACATGATCAGGGCCAGAGACTGAAAAAATTTATTAAGCAAACTAAAAACTATCAGGAGATTGAGATAAAAAAAGATTATAATGGAAAAGATAGAATGA is a window from the Halanaerobiales bacterium genome containing:
- the prmC gene encoding peptide chain release factor N(5)-glutamine methyltransferase, translated to MNIKTLLNKTTEFFKKQNIPNSRLDAEVLLADLLDMERIKLYVNFDYPLTKEELAEYRKRVVRRAKREAVSYIIGYKEFMSLEFEVEEGVLIPRPETELLVENILDYCEKEELESPNIVEVGPGSGAIMVSLGHYLSDPKILGIDISPKAVKLSRKNIKKHELEDSLKVNKGDLLQPLLERNTQNVDIVVSNPPYINDEDMKNLQPEVKKEPELALAGGEDGLDVYKKLIPQAGSVLKSGGLLALEIGHDQGQRLKKFIKQTKNYQEIEIKKDYNGKDRMIFARKKEK